The following proteins come from a genomic window of Parambassis ranga chromosome 4, fParRan2.1, whole genome shotgun sequence:
- the rasl11b gene encoding ras-like protein family member 11B yields MSYCLPPSVDTGLINLNPSYKHLDSHVLLFVCVRNRQRTETMRLLQNMSTIAEYTAPEYPVPNRVIKIAVIGGSGVGKTALVVRFLTRRFIGDYERNAGNLYSREVQVDGEQVTIQVQDTPGAEMTDNSVSLPDHVSCSIQWADAVVLVYSVTDRRSFDLIDQLHQLVIRAGGANMPPVILLANKADLLHLRRIDSQQGPLLAGTLGCSFYEVSASEDYSQVHGAFHRLCCQLAKQPPPASSSSHTSASTATEKRRSPLIPRPKSPNMQDLKRRFKQALSAKVRTVTSV; encoded by the exons ATGTCATACTGTCTGCCTCCTTCTGTGGACACAGGATTAATTAATCTGAACCCTTCATACAAACATTTGGACTCACACGtacttctgtttgtttgtgtacgGAACCGACAACGGACCGAAACAATGCGCCTCCTTCAGAACATGTCAACCATTGCGGAGTACACAGCTCCTGAATACCCGGTGCCCAACCGGGTCATTAAGATCGCTGTTATAGGGGGCAGCGGAGTGGGCAAAACAG CACTCGTGGTGAGATTCCTGACGAGACGCTTCATCGGAGACTATGAGAGAAATGCTG GTAATCTGTACTCCAGAGAAGTCCAGGTGGATGGAGAACAAGTGACCATCCAGGTGCAGGACACCCCGGGCGCAGAG ATGACTGATAATAGTGTCAGCCTGCCTGACCATGTGAGCTGCTCCATCCAGTGGGCTGATGCCGTGGTGCTGGTGTACTCTGTGACGGACCGCCGCAGCTTTGATTTGATCGATCAGTTGCACCAGCTGGTCATCCGTGCAGGTGGGGCCAACATGCCTCCTGTGATCCTGCTGGCCAACAAGGCCGACCTGTTGCACCTGAGGCGCATCGACTCCCAGCAGGGCCCTTTGCTGGCGGGGACTCTGGGCTGCTCTTTCTATGAAGTGTCTGCCAGCGAGGACTACAGCCAGGTGCACGGGGCTTTCCACAGGCTGTGCTGCCAGCTAGCCAAGCAGCCGCCTCCTGCATCCAGCTCCTCGCACACCTCTGCCAGCACTGCCACAGAGAAGAGGCGTTCGCCCCTCATCCCAAGGCCAAAGTCCCCCAACATGCAAGACCTGAAGAGGCGCTTCAAGCAGGCGCTGTCAGCCAAAGTCAGGACTGTCACCTCAGTGTGA